A window of the Archocentrus centrarchus isolate MPI-CPG fArcCen1 chromosome 9, fArcCen1, whole genome shotgun sequence genome harbors these coding sequences:
- the LOC115785436 gene encoding cyclin-G-associated kinase-like isoform X1, protein MSLFQSALDFLAGPGSSGAASRDQNDFVGQVVELGDMKLRIRRVIAEGGFAFVYEAQDMSSGKDYALKRLLSNEEEKNKEIIQEVCFMKKLSGHPNTVQFCSAASISKEESDTGQAEFLILTELCKGQLVDFIKRVEQRAPLSCDTVLKIFYQACRAVQHMHKQKPAIIHRDLKIENLLISNQGTIKLCDFGSATTVSHYPDYSWSAQKRSMVEDEITRNTTPAYRTPEMIDLYSNFPINEKQDIWALGCILYLLCFKQHPFEDGAKLQIVNGKYSIPQNDVKYTVYHDLIRSMLKVNPEERLSITELVNQLQEIAAARNVNPKSPITELLEQNGGFGNNGAQPSMQIHNSHNNAGVYDPDQSGSGLFDILKGGTERFLTNIKDTSSKVIQSVASSPSYAKGDLDISYITSRIAVMSFPAEGVESAIKNNIEDVRLFLDSRHAGHYAVYNLSKRSYRPSRFHNRVSECNWQVRRAPNLRSLYSVCKNMHLWLKQDQRNICVVHCLDGRAASAVAVCSFLCFCRLFTTAEAAVYMFSMKRCPPGITPSHKRYIEYMCDMMAEEPIVPHSKPVVIRSIAMTPVPLFNKQRNGCRPFCEVYVGDERVLTTSQEYDRMQDFKIEDGKAEIPLNVTVQGDVLVVIYHARSTLGGRLQAKMASMKMFQFQFHTGFVPRNATTVKFAKYDLDACDIQEKYPDLFQVNLDIEVESRDRPSTKTPPWEGFQTKGLNPKILFSSRDEQQEILSKFGKPELPRQPGSSAFYDSELPQLAQTPDSSNATEPESPMSNDANASNFFQTLDWEDVRGSQDTSDNQGGGSMNEQEDLSDQSEGESDSYYAASGEPLSRDHSESLFDSNFQTASPATPEAPPDDTADLLGLNSDLQPPSMSSTTSAPQQGDQGEMKTASSNSDLLNDLFAPPAGQTGAVQEDLFFSGPASGATPDQKPMGDLFDPFGMGSGSGVGSSVGSSRQASGPDLFGDLLGSDSSATSGFSSAHSNATPASNTSLFNLNKLVNDTPKMTSSASQPDLLGGWDSWATGTTAGMSTTASKPSYTNAASGMTSMSKAKSQTFDPFADLGNLNSNLPGSSSSHFSGPSFGTKGPSSSSSSSSSAKPQAQPWQAGRPTSAQNKPWMPGPGSGSGPKVSTASQPAGSQSSKPNYNLNFTSVIGGREERGVRGPGFGPKPKVKEDDFGDLLSTQGFASKPDKKGPRTIAEMRRQEITKDMDPLKLQILDWIEGKERNIRALLSTLHTVLWEGEMRWKPVSMADLVTPDQVKKYYRKAVLVVHPDKATGQPYEQYAKMIFMELNDAWSEFENQGSKALF, encoded by the exons gtggcTTTGCCTTTGTGTATGAAGCCCAGGACATGAGCAGTGGTAAAGACTACGCCCTCAAG AGGTTGCTGTCTAATGAAGAAGAGAAGAACAAGGAAATCATTCAGGAAGTCTGCTTCATG AAAAAGCTGTCAGGTCATCCAAATACAGTTCAGTTCTGCTCCGCGGCCTCGATCAGTAAAGAGGAGTCAGACACTGGGCAGGCTGAGTTTCTGATCCTCACTGAGCTGTGTAAAG GTCAGCTGGTGGACTTTATAAAGAGGGTAGAGCAGAGGGCTCCTCTATCATGTGACACTGTGCTAAAAATCTTCTACCAGGCGTGCCGTGCTGTGCAGCATATGCACAAACAGAAGCCTGCTATCATACACAGAGACCTCAAG ATTGAGAACCTCTTGATTAGTAACCAGGGCACCATCAAGCTGTGTGACTTTGGCAGCGCCACCACAGTGTCACATTATCCAGACTACAGCTGGTCGGCACAGAAGAGGTCCATGGTGGAGGATGAG ATAACGAGGAACACCACGCCTGCATACCGAACACCAGAGATGATCGATCTCTATTCCAACTTTCCCATCAATGAGAAGCAAGACATCTGG GCGCTGGGATGCATCCTCTACCTGTTGTGTTTTAAGCAGCATCCATTTGAGGATGGGGCCAAGCTACAAATTGTCAACGGAAAGTACTCCATCCCTCAGAACGACGTCAAGTACACTGTGTATCACGACCTCATAC gtTCCATGTTGAAGGTGAACCCAGAGGAACGTCTGTCTATTACAGAGTTGGTCAACCAGCTCCAGGAGATAGCAGCAGCGCGCAACGTCAACCCCAAGTCCCCCATTACTGAG TTGCTGGAGCAGAACGGCGGTTTTGGCAATAATGGCGCACAGCCATCCATGCAGATCCACAACAGCCACAACAATGCAG GTGTATATGATCCTGATCAGTCTGGGAGTGGCCTGTTTGATATCTTAAAGGGAGGAACAGAGCGCTTCCTGACCAACATAAAGGACACTTCCTCCAAGGTCATCCAGTCAGTAGCTAG CAGCCCAAG CTATGCCAAAGGGGACCTGGATATTTCATATATCACCTCCCGAATTGCAG tcatgTCTTTCCCAGCAGAGGGAGTAGAGTCGGCAATAAAGAACAACATTGAGGATGTCCGGCTTTTCCTTGATTCACGTCATGCTGGCCACTACGCTGTGTACAACCTCTCCAAACGATCCTACAGGCCCTCTCGATTCCACAACAGG gtttcAGAGTGTAACTGGCAGGTGCGCCGTGCCCCTAACCTCCGCAGTCTCTACAGCGTATGTAAAAACATGCATCTATGGCTCAAACAGGACCAGCGGAACATCTGTGTAGTACACTGCCTG GATGGCAGAGCAGCATCAGCAGTGGCAGTTTGCtccttcttgtgtttttgccGCCTTTTCACCACAGCTGAGGCAGCAGTCTACATGTTTTCAATGAAACGCTGCCCACCGGGCATAACACCATCACACAAGAG GTATATAGAGTATATGTGTGACATGATGGCGGAGGAGCCCATCGTCCCTCACAGCAAGCCTGTAGTTATACGCTCCATCGCCATGACGCCAGTGCCACTGTTCAACAAGCAGCGTAACGGGTGCAGGCCGTTCTGTGAAGTCTATGTTGGAGATGAGAGGGTCCTCACCACATCACAGGAGTATGACAGGATGCA GGATTTTAAGATAGAAGATGGGAAAGCAGAGATTCCTCTCAATGTTACAGTTCAAGGAGATGTACTGGTTGTGATCTATCATGCAAGATCTACGCTGGGAGGACGTCTGCAGGCAAAG ATGGCATCCATGAAAATGTTCCAGTTCCAGTTCCACACAGGCTTTGTACCAAGAAATGCGACCACTGTCAAGTTCGCCAA GTATGATCTGGATGCCTGTGACATCCAGGAGAAGTACCCAGACTTGTTCCAGGTCAACTTGGACATTGAGGTTGAATCCAGGGACAGACCCAGCACCAAGACACCTCCGTGGGAGGGCTTCCAAACCAAGGGCCTCAACCCCAAGATCCTTTTCTCCTCTCGTGATGAACAGCAAGAGATCCTCAGCAAATTTG GTAAGCCTGAGCTGCCTCGTCAGCCAGGCTCTTCTGCATTTTATGATTCAGAGTTGCCCCAGCTAGCTCAGACCCCTGACAGTTCCAATGCAACAGAACCAGAGTCTCCTATGAGCAATGATGCTAATGCCAGCAACTTCTTCCAGACCCTGGACTGGGAAG ATGTGCGTGGCTCTCAGGATACCTCAGACAACCAAGGAGGAGGATCCATGAATGAGCAGGAGGACCTGAGTGATCAATCAGAAGGAGAGTCTGACTCGTATTATGCTGCCAGTGGGGAGCCATTGTCACGTGACCACAGCGAGTCGCTGTTTGATTCTAACTTTCAG ACGGCATCTCCTGCAACACCGGAGGCTCCTCCTGACGACACAGCTGACCTCTTGGGGTTGAACTCTGACCTTCAACCTCCATCCATGTCCTCAACCACCTCTGCTCCTCAACAAGGAGATCAGGGAGAAATGAAAACTGCTTCCAGCAACAGCGACCTCCTCAATGACTTATTTGCGCCTCCTGCTGGTCAGACAGGAGCAGTGCAGGAAGATTTGTTTTTCAGCGGGCCGGCCAGTGGGGCCACACCAGACCAAAAAC CAATGGGAGATCTTTTTGATCCATTTGGGATGGGATCTGGCTCTGGTGTCGGCTCCAGTGTTGGTTCATCTCGTCAAGCCTCTGGACCAGACCTCTTTGGAGACTTGTTGGGTTCTGATAGTTCAGCCACCAGTGGATTTAGTTCAGCTCACAGTAACGCCACTCCCGCTTCTAACACCAGCCTCTTCAACCTCA ATAAACTTGTAAATGATACCCCTAAGATGACATcttcagccagccagccagacCTGCTCGGTGGATGGGACAGCTGGGCAACAGGGACCACTGCAGGCATGAGCACCACTGCTAGCAAACCCAGTTATACCAATGCAG CTTCTGGTATGACATCCATGTCAAAGGCCAAGTCTCAGACCTTTGATCCTTTTGCTGACCTGGGAAACCTGAACTCCAACTTGCCAG gttCCTCCAGCAGTCATTTTTCTGGGCCTTCTTTTGGCACAAAGggtccttcttcttcttcttcttcctcttcctctgctaaGCCTCAAGCTCAGCCATGGCAGGCTGGAAGACCCACCTCAGCCCAGAACAAACCTTGGATGCCCGGACCAGGGTCTGGATCTGGCCCTAAAGTGTCTACAGCATCTCAGCCTGCAGGCTCGCAGTCCTCTAAACCAAACTACAACCTTAACTTCACTAGTGTCATCGGtgggagagaagagagaggagtTCGTGGGCCTGGATTTG GCCCCAAGCCAAAGGTAAAGGAAGATGATTTTGGGGATCTGCTCTCAACTCAGGGTTTTGCTTCTAAACCTGACAAGAAGGGACCAAGAACCATCGCTGAAATGAGGAGACAGGAGATCACAAAAGACATGGATCCTCTGAAATTACAG ATTTTGGACTGGATTGAAGGGAAGGAGCGAAACATTCGAGCACTGCTGTCAACTCTTCACACAGTGCTGTGGGAGGGTGAAATGCGCTGGAAGCCTGTGAGCATGGCCGACCTGGTGACACCTGACCAGGTGAAGAAATACTATAGGAAGGCTGTGCTGGTTGTCCACCCAGATAAG
- the LOC115785436 gene encoding cyclin-G-associated kinase-like isoform X2, with protein MSLFQSALDFLAGPGSSGAASRDQNDFVGQVVELGDMKLRIRRVIAEGGFAFVYEAQDMSSGKDYALKRLLSNEEEKNKEIIQEVCFMKKLSGHPNTVQFCSAASISKEESDTGQAEFLILTELCKGQLVDFIKRVEQRAPLSCDTVLKIFYQACRAVQHMHKQKPAIIHRDLKIENLLISNQGTIKLCDFGSATTVSHYPDYSWSAQKRSMVEDEITRNTTPAYRTPEMIDLYSNFPINEKQDIWALGCILYLLCFKQHPFEDGAKLQIVNGKYSIPQNDVKYTVYHDLIRSMLKVNPEERLSITELVNQLQEIAAARNVNPKSPITELLEQNGGFGNNGAQPSMQIHNSHNNAGVYDPDQSGSGLFDILKGGTERFLTNIKDTSSKVIQSVASYAKGDLDISYITSRIAVMSFPAEGVESAIKNNIEDVRLFLDSRHAGHYAVYNLSKRSYRPSRFHNRVSECNWQVRRAPNLRSLYSVCKNMHLWLKQDQRNICVVHCLDGRAASAVAVCSFLCFCRLFTTAEAAVYMFSMKRCPPGITPSHKRYIEYMCDMMAEEPIVPHSKPVVIRSIAMTPVPLFNKQRNGCRPFCEVYVGDERVLTTSQEYDRMQDFKIEDGKAEIPLNVTVQGDVLVVIYHARSTLGGRLQAKMASMKMFQFQFHTGFVPRNATTVKFAKYDLDACDIQEKYPDLFQVNLDIEVESRDRPSTKTPPWEGFQTKGLNPKILFSSRDEQQEILSKFGKPELPRQPGSSAFYDSELPQLAQTPDSSNATEPESPMSNDANASNFFQTLDWEDVRGSQDTSDNQGGGSMNEQEDLSDQSEGESDSYYAASGEPLSRDHSESLFDSNFQTASPATPEAPPDDTADLLGLNSDLQPPSMSSTTSAPQQGDQGEMKTASSNSDLLNDLFAPPAGQTGAVQEDLFFSGPASGATPDQKPMGDLFDPFGMGSGSGVGSSVGSSRQASGPDLFGDLLGSDSSATSGFSSAHSNATPASNTSLFNLNKLVNDTPKMTSSASQPDLLGGWDSWATGTTAGMSTTASKPSYTNAASGMTSMSKAKSQTFDPFADLGNLNSNLPGSSSSHFSGPSFGTKGPSSSSSSSSSAKPQAQPWQAGRPTSAQNKPWMPGPGSGSGPKVSTASQPAGSQSSKPNYNLNFTSVIGGREERGVRGPGFGPKPKVKEDDFGDLLSTQGFASKPDKKGPRTIAEMRRQEITKDMDPLKLQILDWIEGKERNIRALLSTLHTVLWEGEMRWKPVSMADLVTPDQVKKYYRKAVLVVHPDKATGQPYEQYAKMIFMELNDAWSEFENQGSKALF; from the exons gtggcTTTGCCTTTGTGTATGAAGCCCAGGACATGAGCAGTGGTAAAGACTACGCCCTCAAG AGGTTGCTGTCTAATGAAGAAGAGAAGAACAAGGAAATCATTCAGGAAGTCTGCTTCATG AAAAAGCTGTCAGGTCATCCAAATACAGTTCAGTTCTGCTCCGCGGCCTCGATCAGTAAAGAGGAGTCAGACACTGGGCAGGCTGAGTTTCTGATCCTCACTGAGCTGTGTAAAG GTCAGCTGGTGGACTTTATAAAGAGGGTAGAGCAGAGGGCTCCTCTATCATGTGACACTGTGCTAAAAATCTTCTACCAGGCGTGCCGTGCTGTGCAGCATATGCACAAACAGAAGCCTGCTATCATACACAGAGACCTCAAG ATTGAGAACCTCTTGATTAGTAACCAGGGCACCATCAAGCTGTGTGACTTTGGCAGCGCCACCACAGTGTCACATTATCCAGACTACAGCTGGTCGGCACAGAAGAGGTCCATGGTGGAGGATGAG ATAACGAGGAACACCACGCCTGCATACCGAACACCAGAGATGATCGATCTCTATTCCAACTTTCCCATCAATGAGAAGCAAGACATCTGG GCGCTGGGATGCATCCTCTACCTGTTGTGTTTTAAGCAGCATCCATTTGAGGATGGGGCCAAGCTACAAATTGTCAACGGAAAGTACTCCATCCCTCAGAACGACGTCAAGTACACTGTGTATCACGACCTCATAC gtTCCATGTTGAAGGTGAACCCAGAGGAACGTCTGTCTATTACAGAGTTGGTCAACCAGCTCCAGGAGATAGCAGCAGCGCGCAACGTCAACCCCAAGTCCCCCATTACTGAG TTGCTGGAGCAGAACGGCGGTTTTGGCAATAATGGCGCACAGCCATCCATGCAGATCCACAACAGCCACAACAATGCAG GTGTATATGATCCTGATCAGTCTGGGAGTGGCCTGTTTGATATCTTAAAGGGAGGAACAGAGCGCTTCCTGACCAACATAAAGGACACTTCCTCCAAGGTCATCCAGTCAGTAGCTAG CTATGCCAAAGGGGACCTGGATATTTCATATATCACCTCCCGAATTGCAG tcatgTCTTTCCCAGCAGAGGGAGTAGAGTCGGCAATAAAGAACAACATTGAGGATGTCCGGCTTTTCCTTGATTCACGTCATGCTGGCCACTACGCTGTGTACAACCTCTCCAAACGATCCTACAGGCCCTCTCGATTCCACAACAGG gtttcAGAGTGTAACTGGCAGGTGCGCCGTGCCCCTAACCTCCGCAGTCTCTACAGCGTATGTAAAAACATGCATCTATGGCTCAAACAGGACCAGCGGAACATCTGTGTAGTACACTGCCTG GATGGCAGAGCAGCATCAGCAGTGGCAGTTTGCtccttcttgtgtttttgccGCCTTTTCACCACAGCTGAGGCAGCAGTCTACATGTTTTCAATGAAACGCTGCCCACCGGGCATAACACCATCACACAAGAG GTATATAGAGTATATGTGTGACATGATGGCGGAGGAGCCCATCGTCCCTCACAGCAAGCCTGTAGTTATACGCTCCATCGCCATGACGCCAGTGCCACTGTTCAACAAGCAGCGTAACGGGTGCAGGCCGTTCTGTGAAGTCTATGTTGGAGATGAGAGGGTCCTCACCACATCACAGGAGTATGACAGGATGCA GGATTTTAAGATAGAAGATGGGAAAGCAGAGATTCCTCTCAATGTTACAGTTCAAGGAGATGTACTGGTTGTGATCTATCATGCAAGATCTACGCTGGGAGGACGTCTGCAGGCAAAG ATGGCATCCATGAAAATGTTCCAGTTCCAGTTCCACACAGGCTTTGTACCAAGAAATGCGACCACTGTCAAGTTCGCCAA GTATGATCTGGATGCCTGTGACATCCAGGAGAAGTACCCAGACTTGTTCCAGGTCAACTTGGACATTGAGGTTGAATCCAGGGACAGACCCAGCACCAAGACACCTCCGTGGGAGGGCTTCCAAACCAAGGGCCTCAACCCCAAGATCCTTTTCTCCTCTCGTGATGAACAGCAAGAGATCCTCAGCAAATTTG GTAAGCCTGAGCTGCCTCGTCAGCCAGGCTCTTCTGCATTTTATGATTCAGAGTTGCCCCAGCTAGCTCAGACCCCTGACAGTTCCAATGCAACAGAACCAGAGTCTCCTATGAGCAATGATGCTAATGCCAGCAACTTCTTCCAGACCCTGGACTGGGAAG ATGTGCGTGGCTCTCAGGATACCTCAGACAACCAAGGAGGAGGATCCATGAATGAGCAGGAGGACCTGAGTGATCAATCAGAAGGAGAGTCTGACTCGTATTATGCTGCCAGTGGGGAGCCATTGTCACGTGACCACAGCGAGTCGCTGTTTGATTCTAACTTTCAG ACGGCATCTCCTGCAACACCGGAGGCTCCTCCTGACGACACAGCTGACCTCTTGGGGTTGAACTCTGACCTTCAACCTCCATCCATGTCCTCAACCACCTCTGCTCCTCAACAAGGAGATCAGGGAGAAATGAAAACTGCTTCCAGCAACAGCGACCTCCTCAATGACTTATTTGCGCCTCCTGCTGGTCAGACAGGAGCAGTGCAGGAAGATTTGTTTTTCAGCGGGCCGGCCAGTGGGGCCACACCAGACCAAAAAC CAATGGGAGATCTTTTTGATCCATTTGGGATGGGATCTGGCTCTGGTGTCGGCTCCAGTGTTGGTTCATCTCGTCAAGCCTCTGGACCAGACCTCTTTGGAGACTTGTTGGGTTCTGATAGTTCAGCCACCAGTGGATTTAGTTCAGCTCACAGTAACGCCACTCCCGCTTCTAACACCAGCCTCTTCAACCTCA ATAAACTTGTAAATGATACCCCTAAGATGACATcttcagccagccagccagacCTGCTCGGTGGATGGGACAGCTGGGCAACAGGGACCACTGCAGGCATGAGCACCACTGCTAGCAAACCCAGTTATACCAATGCAG CTTCTGGTATGACATCCATGTCAAAGGCCAAGTCTCAGACCTTTGATCCTTTTGCTGACCTGGGAAACCTGAACTCCAACTTGCCAG gttCCTCCAGCAGTCATTTTTCTGGGCCTTCTTTTGGCACAAAGggtccttcttcttcttcttcttcctcttcctctgctaaGCCTCAAGCTCAGCCATGGCAGGCTGGAAGACCCACCTCAGCCCAGAACAAACCTTGGATGCCCGGACCAGGGTCTGGATCTGGCCCTAAAGTGTCTACAGCATCTCAGCCTGCAGGCTCGCAGTCCTCTAAACCAAACTACAACCTTAACTTCACTAGTGTCATCGGtgggagagaagagagaggagtTCGTGGGCCTGGATTTG GCCCCAAGCCAAAGGTAAAGGAAGATGATTTTGGGGATCTGCTCTCAACTCAGGGTTTTGCTTCTAAACCTGACAAGAAGGGACCAAGAACCATCGCTGAAATGAGGAGACAGGAGATCACAAAAGACATGGATCCTCTGAAATTACAG ATTTTGGACTGGATTGAAGGGAAGGAGCGAAACATTCGAGCACTGCTGTCAACTCTTCACACAGTGCTGTGGGAGGGTGAAATGCGCTGGAAGCCTGTGAGCATGGCCGACCTGGTGACACCTGACCAGGTGAAGAAATACTATAGGAAGGCTGTGCTGGTTGTCCACCCAGATAAG